From the Saccharobesus litoralis genome, one window contains:
- a CDS encoding GAF domain-containing protein gives MSQSNLQQIVSIISTLRQTLNMETAIVSKIELKAGRYTIQAVESVMNVFKPNDEFALQDTYCAAVMDCEDTITYTNVGKIEKMQLHPVYTLLQLESYIGTPIKKDGQAYGTLNFSSTDIRQQPFSEIELNQVKIAANQIAELLD, from the coding sequence ATGAGCCAAAGCAATTTACAGCAAATCGTTTCTATCATTTCTACATTACGTCAAACCCTAAATATGGAAACTGCGATTGTTTCGAAAATAGAATTAAAAGCTGGACGCTATACAATCCAAGCTGTCGAATCAGTGATGAATGTATTTAAACCTAATGATGAATTTGCCCTACAAGATACTTATTGTGCTGCTGTTATGGATTGTGAAGACACCATTACTTATACCAATGTAGGTAAAATAGAAAAAATGCAGCTTCATCCCGTTTATACATTACTGCAACTAGAAAGTTATATTGGTACACCTATTAAAAAAGATGGTCAGGCATACGGTACATTAAATTTTTCTAGTACAGATATTCGTCAGCAGCCATTCAGCGAAATAGAGCTTAATCAAGTAAAAATAGCGGCTAATCAAATCGCTGAATTACTTGA